The following proteins are encoded in a genomic region of Stutzerimonas balearica DSM 6083:
- a CDS encoding sodium:proline symporter has translation MKRYLYLAHRWLGIALGLFVLAWIVSGVVMLFVGYPKLTPEEHLSRLQPLSADCCIAPGVALAASGDPRTPLSLRLTGAGGSPRYLLDYGDGPLLAVDARSGKRIQHIGAAEALASARQFAGAEVRLLDRVEEDAWTRNHALARERPLYRLQADDGEGRLLYVSSHTGLVVRDATAHERSWNLLGAWLHWLYPLREVMPKALWSVALVYGALLAAVLALLGMLIGLLRWRFTGRYRNGSHSPYPAGASRVHHVGGLLIGVALLVWLVSGMLSMEPWGLFEKRSTIDAAALRSAPLNAGAVKTGLVSTLARLREAGIAPVELQWQVFGDQPYLLGIDARGETRILRASGSAPAQLRLERAVLERQVRQTWPEQRLHFDWLEQEDFHYYARNEPSLYSHLPRRLPMLRVRFDDPASTWLHLDPYSGTVIEQLDQRRRAVRWVFKLLHSWDWLPLLQRPLLRDGLLLAFSAGALVISLSGVLLGWRRLRRRRQRPGRSGAAACRRAADA, from the coding sequence ATGAAGCGCTATCTGTACCTCGCACACCGCTGGCTCGGCATCGCCCTGGGGCTGTTCGTCCTGGCCTGGATCGTCAGCGGCGTGGTGATGCTCTTCGTCGGCTACCCCAAGTTGACGCCAGAGGAGCACCTTTCACGCTTGCAGCCGCTAAGCGCCGATTGCTGCATCGCGCCGGGTGTGGCGCTTGCCGCCAGTGGCGATCCGCGCACCCCGCTCAGCCTGCGCCTGACCGGTGCCGGTGGCTCGCCGCGCTATCTGCTGGACTACGGCGACGGGCCGCTGCTGGCGGTAGACGCACGCAGCGGCAAGCGCATCCAGCACATCGGCGCTGCCGAGGCCCTGGCCAGCGCGCGGCAGTTCGCCGGTGCCGAGGTGCGCTTGCTCGACCGGGTCGAAGAGGATGCCTGGACGCGCAATCATGCGCTGGCCCGCGAGCGACCGCTGTATCGCTTGCAGGCCGACGATGGCGAAGGGCGTCTGCTCTACGTTTCCAGCCACACCGGGCTGGTGGTGCGCGACGCCACGGCCCATGAGCGATCCTGGAACCTGCTTGGCGCCTGGCTGCACTGGCTCTACCCATTGCGTGAAGTCATGCCGAAGGCGCTCTGGTCGGTGGCATTGGTCTACGGTGCGTTGCTCGCCGCGGTGCTGGCGCTGCTGGGCATGCTGATCGGCCTGCTGCGCTGGCGCTTCACCGGGCGCTACCGCAACGGCTCGCACTCGCCCTACCCGGCCGGCGCCAGCCGCGTGCACCACGTCGGCGGTCTGCTGATCGGCGTGGCGCTGCTGGTCTGGCTGGTCAGCGGCATGCTGTCGATGGAGCCTTGGGGGCTGTTCGAGAAACGTTCGACCATCGACGCCGCCGCGCTCAGAAGCGCGCCGCTGAACGCTGGGGCGGTTAAGACGGGCCTTGTCTCTACGCTGGCCCGGTTGCGCGAGGCGGGTATCGCGCCGGTGGAACTGCAGTGGCAGGTGTTCGGCGATCAGCCCTACCTGCTCGGCATCGATGCCAGGGGCGAAACGCGCATCCTGCGCGCCAGCGGTTCCGCGCCGGCACAGCTGCGCCTGGAACGCGCGGTGCTGGAGCGCCAGGTCCGTCAGACCTGGCCGGAGCAGCGGCTGCACTTCGATTGGCTGGAGCAGGAAGACTTCCACTACTACGCCCGCAACGAACCAAGCCTCTACAGCCATCTACCGCGACGGCTGCCGATGCTGCGGGTGCGTTTCGACGATCCGGCGTCGACCTGGCTGCATCTCGATCCCTACAGCGGCACCGTCATCGAACAGTTGGATCAGCGCCGGCGTGCCGTTCGCTGGGTGTTCAAGCTGCTGCACAGCTGGGACTGGCTGCCCTTGCTGCAACGGCCGCTGCTGCGCGACGGCCTGCTGCTGGCCTTCAGTGCGGGTGCGCTGGTGATCAGCCTGAGCGGCGTGCTGCTGGGCTGGCGACGGTTAAGGCGCCGTCGCCAGCGGCCCGGCCGGTCAGGCGCGGCGGCCTGCCGGCGTGCGGCCGATGCCTGA
- the aroE gene encoding shikimate dehydrogenase gives MDRYGVFGNPIGHSKSPQIHRLFAEQTGQALTYEAVLAPLDGFAEAARAFFVEGRGANVTVPFKEQAWRLADDLTERARCAGAVNTLKKLDDGRLLGDNTDGIGLVNDLTANAGVELQGRRILLLGAGGAVRGVLEPLLAQRPAALVIANRTPARAQALATEFAARGPVSAVAFADLQGPFDVIVNGTSASLGGELPPLADELVEAGRTFCYDMMYGAEPTPFCRWASRLGAQCRDGLGMLVEQAAAAFLLWRGVRPDTAAVQAELRRQLQAS, from the coding sequence ATGGACCGCTACGGTGTATTCGGCAACCCGATCGGCCACAGCAAGTCGCCGCAGATCCACCGTCTGTTCGCCGAGCAGACCGGCCAGGCGTTGACCTACGAGGCGGTGCTCGCGCCGTTGGACGGCTTCGCCGAAGCGGCCCGGGCGTTCTTCGTCGAAGGCCGCGGCGCCAATGTCACGGTGCCGTTCAAGGAGCAGGCCTGGCGCCTGGCCGACGATCTGACCGAGCGGGCTCGTTGCGCCGGCGCAGTGAATACCCTGAAGAAACTCGATGATGGCCGCCTGTTGGGCGACAACACCGACGGCATCGGCCTGGTCAACGACCTGACCGCCAATGCCGGCGTCGAACTCCAGGGCCGGCGCATCCTCCTGCTGGGTGCGGGCGGTGCGGTGCGCGGCGTGCTGGAGCCATTGCTGGCACAGCGCCCGGCGGCATTGGTGATCGCCAACCGCACGCCGGCGCGGGCACAGGCGCTGGCCACCGAGTTCGCCGCGCGCGGCCCGGTGTCGGCGGTGGCGTTCGCCGACTTGCAGGGGCCCTTCGATGTCATCGTCAACGGCACCTCGGCGAGCCTGGGTGGCGAGCTGCCACCGCTGGCCGACGAGCTGGTCGAGGCCGGCCGGACGTTCTGCTACGACATGATGTACGGCGCCGAACCGACGCCCTTCTGCCGCTGGGCCAGCCGGCTCGGCGCGCAGTGCCGCGACGGCCTGGGCATGCTCGTCGAGCAGGCGGCTGCCGCCTTTTTGCTGTGGCGCGGCGTACGGCCTGACACCGCGGCCGTGCAAGCCGAACTGCGGCGACAGCTGCAGGCGTCCTGA
- a CDS encoding NAD(P)-dependent oxidoreductase: MRNAETPRLKFALYGAHCSLGSALLVELLSRQHEAVALLDDLNSLTARPGLRTKPADLYDPISVSESVAGMDAVLCLFNADRLPSSPASPQGFEQALAALLSGLPRVNVDRLLLVADFPRIEQDPSVQRGLQQLTATPLRWTLIDAEHSEPGLSIEDLARASDDTQHESLRRLAAGIVDELEQPRHLRERIHFRL; encoded by the coding sequence ATGCGCAACGCCGAAACGCCGCGCCTGAAGTTCGCGCTCTATGGCGCGCATTGCAGCCTGGGCAGCGCCCTGTTGGTCGAGCTGCTCAGCCGGCAGCACGAGGCGGTTGCCCTGCTCGACGATCTCAACTCGCTGACCGCACGCCCGGGCTTGCGCACCAAGCCGGCGGATCTGTACGACCCGATCAGCGTGAGTGAGAGCGTGGCCGGCATGGATGCGGTGCTCTGCCTGTTCAATGCCGACCGGCTGCCGAGCAGCCCGGCCTCGCCGCAGGGCTTCGAGCAGGCGCTGGCCGCCTTGCTGAGTGGCTTGCCAAGGGTGAACGTCGACCGGCTGCTGCTGGTCGCCGACTTCCCGCGGATCGAGCAGGACCCGTCGGTGCAGCGCGGCTTGCAGCAGCTGACCGCCACGCCGCTGCGCTGGACGCTGATCGATGCCGAGCACAGCGAACCGGGGCTGAGCATCGAAGACCTGGCTCGCGCCAGCGACGACACGCAACATGAGTCACTGCGCCGGCTGGCCGCGGGCATCGTCGACGAACTGGAGCAGCCGCGTCACCTGCGCGAGCGCATCCACTTCCGTCTCTGA
- a CDS encoding glycine zipper domain-containing protein, whose product MSRFSHTPTTREDIQHEIDNLVRALDKLKHDAARESRHGLGSLRSRAEALWQDAHWDEHCAELSRRSHDAGRMAKECARQHPLATAALAAGAFALIGYLVTRR is encoded by the coding sequence ATGTCCCGCTTCAGCCATACACCGACCACCCGCGAAGACATCCAGCACGAGATCGACAACCTGGTCCGCGCCCTGGACAAACTCAAGCACGACGCCGCGCGTGAATCGCGCCATGGCCTCGGCAGCCTGCGCTCGCGTGCCGAAGCGCTCTGGCAGGACGCGCACTGGGACGAACATTGCGCCGAGCTCTCCCGCCGCAGCCACGACGCCGGGCGCATGGCCAAGGAATGCGCCCGCCAGCATCCGTTGGCGACTGCGGCGCTCGCGGCCGGCGCCTTCGCGCTGATCGGTTACCTGGTCACGCGGCGCTGA
- the pbpG gene encoding D-alanyl-D-alanine endopeptidase, giving the protein MKFRHTMFGLLLACSSMVLAPASFAAPKAAATQELASGSALLVDLKTNEVLYSSNPGLVVPIASVTKLMTAMVVLDAKLPLDEVLPITIREVPEMRGVFSRVRIGSEVSRREMLLMTLMSSENRAAASLAHHYPGGYSAFIQAMNAKARALGMRDTRYVEPTGLSEQNVSSANDLVKLLRASQNYPLLSQFSSTREKTVAFRKPSYTLGFRNTNALVRKPNWDIQLTKTGFTNAAGHCLVMRTRMNGRPVAFVVLDAFGKYTHMADANRLKKWIETGTITPVPAAALAYKQQKMAQRQGLLQAAQ; this is encoded by the coding sequence GTGAAGTTTCGCCACACAATGTTCGGCCTGTTGCTGGCCTGCAGCAGCATGGTGCTGGCCCCCGCCAGCTTCGCGGCGCCCAAGGCCGCGGCCACCCAGGAACTGGCTTCGGGCAGCGCACTGCTGGTCGACCTGAAGACGAACGAAGTGCTCTATTCGAGCAACCCCGGCCTGGTCGTGCCGATTGCCTCGGTGACCAAGCTGATGACCGCCATGGTGGTGCTCGACGCCAAGCTGCCGCTCGACGAAGTGTTGCCGATCACCATCCGCGAAGTACCGGAGATGCGCGGCGTGTTCTCGCGCGTGCGCATCGGCAGCGAGGTCAGCCGGCGCGAGATGCTGCTGATGACGCTGATGTCCTCGGAGAACCGCGCCGCGGCCAGCCTGGCGCACCACTACCCCGGTGGCTACAGCGCCTTCATCCAGGCAATGAACGCCAAGGCGCGTGCGCTGGGCATGCGCGACACCCGCTACGTCGAGCCGACCGGCCTGTCGGAGCAGAACGTGTCGAGCGCCAACGACCTGGTCAAGCTGCTGCGCGCAAGCCAGAACTACCCGTTGCTGAGCCAGTTCAGCTCGACCCGCGAGAAGACCGTGGCCTTCCGCAAGCCCAGCTACACCCTGGGCTTTCGCAACACCAATGCCCTGGTGCGCAAGCCCAACTGGGACATCCAACTGACCAAGACCGGCTTCACCAACGCCGCCGGCCATTGTCTGGTGATGCGCACCCGCATGAACGGCCGGCCGGTGGCCTTCGTGGTGCTCGATGCGTTCGGCAAGTACACCCACATGGCCGATGCCAATCGCCTGAAGAAGTGGATCGAGACCGGCACCATTACCCCCGTGCCAGCGGCGGCGCTGGCCTACAAGCAGCAGAAGATGGCGCAGCGCCAGGGCCTGTTGCAGGCGGCGCAGTAA
- the pgm gene encoding phosphoglucomutase (alpha-D-glucose-1,6-bisphosphate-dependent), protein MSLAPNAGRLPDPHSLTHLPRLVARYYSDRPDPSDPAQQVAFGTSGHRGSSLKGSFNEWHILATTQAICDYRRQEGIDGPLFMGMDTHALSEPAFVSALEVLAANGIETCIDAGCPETGGEPGYTPTPAISNAILSYNRGRASGLADGIVITPSHNPPGDGGFKYNPTNGGPADTGVTKWIQERANALLVAGLDGVKRMDYRQALKAATTQRFDFIDAYVGGLERVIDLDAIRGSGLKFAVDPLGGAGVHYWPRIAERFGLPLEVLSTVVDPTFRFMRLDWDGKIRMDCSSPHAMAGLIENKDRFDVAFACDTDHDRHGIVTRSGGLMNPNHYLAVAIEYLFTHRPGWSAEAGIGKTLVSSSMIDRVAAGIDRRLVEVPVGFKWFVDGLMDGSLGFGGEESAGASFLDKRGGAWSTDKDGLILGLLAAEITAVTGKDPSERYRALTDRFGAPVYQRIDAAANREQKARLGKLSASQVSAKELAGQPITRILTEAPGNGAAIGGLKVETANGWFAARPSGTEDVYKIYAESFEGEAHLARIQAEAKALVDSVLAG, encoded by the coding sequence ATGAGCCTCGCCCCCAACGCCGGACGCCTGCCCGACCCGCACAGCCTGACCCACCTGCCGCGCCTGGTGGCGCGCTACTACAGCGACCGGCCGGACCCGTCCGACCCGGCGCAGCAAGTGGCATTCGGCACCTCCGGGCACCGCGGTTCCTCGCTCAAGGGCAGCTTCAACGAGTGGCACATCCTCGCCACCACCCAGGCGATCTGCGATTACCGCCGCCAGGAAGGCATCGACGGCCCGCTGTTCATGGGCATGGACACCCATGCGCTGTCCGAGCCGGCGTTCGTCTCGGCACTGGAAGTGCTGGCGGCCAACGGCATCGAGACGTGCATCGACGCCGGTTGCCCGGAAACCGGCGGCGAGCCGGGCTATACCCCGACCCCGGCGATCTCCAACGCGATCCTCAGCTACAACCGCGGCCGCGCGAGCGGGCTGGCCGACGGCATCGTCATCACGCCGTCGCACAACCCGCCGGGCGATGGCGGCTTCAAGTACAACCCCACCAATGGCGGCCCGGCCGACACCGGCGTGACCAAGTGGATTCAGGAACGCGCCAATGCGCTGCTGGTCGCCGGTCTCGATGGCGTCAAGCGCATGGATTACCGCCAGGCGCTCAAGGCCGCCACCACCCAGCGCTTCGATTTCATCGACGCCTATGTCGGCGGGCTCGAGCGGGTGATCGACCTCGACGCCATCCGCGGCTCGGGCCTGAAGTTCGCTGTCGACCCGCTGGGCGGCGCCGGTGTGCACTATTGGCCGCGCATCGCCGAGCGCTTCGGCCTGCCGCTGGAGGTGCTGTCCACGGTGGTCGACCCGACCTTCCGCTTCATGCGCCTGGACTGGGACGGCAAGATCCGCATGGACTGCAGCTCGCCGCACGCCATGGCCGGGCTGATCGAGAACAAGGACCGCTTCGACGTGGCCTTCGCCTGCGACACCGACCACGACCGCCACGGCATCGTCACCCGCTCCGGCGGGCTGATGAACCCCAACCATTACCTGGCGGTGGCCATCGAGTATCTGTTCACCCATCGCCCGGGCTGGAGCGCCGAGGCCGGCATCGGCAAGACGCTGGTGTCTTCGTCGATGATCGACCGTGTTGCCGCCGGCATCGACCGCCGTCTGGTGGAGGTACCGGTGGGCTTCAAGTGGTTCGTCGACGGCCTGATGGATGGCAGCCTGGGCTTCGGCGGTGAGGAGTCGGCCGGCGCTTCGTTCCTCGACAAGAGGGGCGGCGCCTGGTCCACCGACAAGGACGGGCTGATCCTCGGCCTGCTGGCCGCGGAAATCACCGCAGTCACCGGCAAGGACCCGAGCGAACGCTACAGGGCGCTGACCGACCGCTTCGGCGCGCCGGTGTACCAGCGCATCGACGCCGCGGCCAATCGCGAGCAGAAGGCACGCCTGGGCAAACTGTCGGCCTCGCAGGTCTCGGCGAAGGAGCTGGCCGGCCAGCCGATCACGCGCATCCTCACCGAGGCACCGGGCAACGGCGCAGCCATCGGCGGGCTGAAGGTGGAAACGGCGAACGGCTGGTTCGCCGCGCGGCCGTCCGGCACCGAGGACGTGTACAAGATCTACGCCGAGAGCTTCGAGGGCGAAGCGCACCTGGCGCGCATCCAGGCCGAGGCCAAGGCGCTGGTGGACTCGGTGCTGGCCGGCTGA
- a CDS encoding DUF2934 domain-containing protein produces the protein MNVEQRIRQHAYEIWESEGRPEGQEADHWQRARDEIEPFYKEGNAEAGSIESSVAIPMPRSGDGER, from the coding sequence ATGAACGTTGAACAACGCATCCGCCAGCACGCCTACGAGATCTGGGAATCCGAAGGCCGCCCCGAGGGCCAGGAAGCCGACCACTGGCAGCGCGCCCGCGACGAGATCGAGCCCTTCTACAAGGAAGGCAACGCCGAGGCCGGCAGCATCGAAAGCAGCGTCGCCATTCCCATGCCGCGTTCGGGCGATGGCGAGCGATAG
- a CDS encoding LysR substrate-binding domain-containing protein — translation MKTSLEEMQAFVSVVDSGSFSAAAEQLQQTASGISRALSRLEDKLAVTLLRRTTRRLELTEEGEVFLAQARRILASVEQAEEQMALRRQAPAGRLRVNTAAPFMLHVIVPLIGDFRARYPQIELELYSDDRIIDLLERRTDLAIRLGPLPDSSLHARPLCHTLRRVLASPAYLARHGTPQQVEALAAHSLIGFTEPDSLNDWPLRHAQGESWRISPALRASSGDTVRALALAGEGLACLSDFMTAGDRARGALVEVLAAQRVDVRQPINAVYYRNTALASRITCFLDYLGERLGSPAR, via the coding sequence ATGAAGACCAGCCTCGAGGAAATGCAGGCCTTTGTCAGCGTGGTCGACAGCGGCTCGTTCAGCGCCGCGGCCGAGCAGCTGCAGCAGACCGCGTCCGGTATCAGCCGCGCCTTGAGCCGCCTGGAAGACAAGCTCGCGGTGACCCTGCTGCGGCGCACCACGCGGCGTCTGGAGCTGACCGAGGAGGGCGAGGTGTTTCTCGCCCAGGCGCGCCGTATCCTCGCCAGCGTCGAGCAGGCCGAGGAGCAGATGGCGCTGCGGCGCCAGGCGCCGGCCGGGCGGTTGCGGGTCAATACCGCCGCGCCGTTCATGCTGCACGTGATCGTGCCGCTGATCGGCGATTTCCGTGCGCGCTATCCACAGATCGAGCTGGAGCTGTACAGCGACGACCGCATCATCGACCTGCTGGAGCGGCGCACCGACCTGGCCATTCGCCTCGGCCCGCTGCCCGATTCCAGCCTGCATGCGCGGCCGCTGTGCCACACCCTGCGCCGTGTGCTGGCCAGCCCGGCCTACCTGGCCCGGCATGGCACGCCGCAGCAGGTCGAGGCGCTCGCCGCGCACAGCCTGATCGGCTTCACCGAGCCGGACAGCCTCAACGACTGGCCACTGCGGCACGCACAGGGCGAAAGCTGGCGGATCAGCCCGGCGCTGCGGGCCTCCAGCGGCGATACCGTGCGCGCGCTGGCGCTGGCCGGCGAAGGGCTGGCCTGCCTGTCGGATTTCATGACCGCCGGTGATCGCGCGCGCGGCGCTCTGGTGGAAGTGCTCGCCGCGCAGCGCGTCGACGTGCGCCAGCCGATCAACGCGGTGTACTACCGCAACACCGCGCTGGCCTCGCGCATCACCTGCTTTCTCGACTACCTCGGCGAACGCCTGGGCAGCCCGGCGCGCTAG
- a CDS encoding MFS transporter — MPLALLALTLSAFAIGTTEFVIVGLLPTIASDLGVALPSAGLLVSLYALGVAVGAPLLTALTGRLPRKALLLGLMLLFTAGNLLAWQAPGYESLVLARIVTGLAHGVFFSIGSTIATNLVPKEKAASAIATMFTGLTVALVTGVPLGTFIGQHFGWRETFLAVSALGVLAFVGSLLFVPRGIRHSPPASLLTQLGVLRQPRLLLVYAMTALGYGGSFTAFTFLAPILQDISGFSANAVSLVLLVYGVSVAVGNIWGGKLADRRGPIGALKLIFVLLAAVLLVLTFTAGNPWLALATVLLWGAVAFGNVPGLQLYVVRQAERYSPQAVDVASGLNIAAFNLGIAGGAWLGGHIVAGLGLIHTAWIGALVVLLALALTAWAGRLDRHGPAEAAPDGAWAG; from the coding sequence ATGCCCCTTGCCCTGCTTGCGCTGACGCTCAGCGCGTTTGCCATCGGCACCACGGAATTCGTCATCGTCGGCCTGCTACCCACCATCGCCAGCGACCTCGGCGTCGCCCTGCCCTCGGCCGGCCTGCTGGTCAGCCTCTATGCGCTCGGCGTGGCGGTCGGCGCGCCGCTGCTCACCGCGCTGACCGGCCGTCTGCCGCGCAAGGCGCTGCTGCTCGGCCTGATGCTGCTGTTCACCGCCGGTAACCTGTTGGCCTGGCAGGCACCAGGCTACGAATCGCTGGTGTTGGCGCGCATCGTCACCGGCCTCGCCCATGGCGTGTTCTTCTCCATCGGCTCGACCATCGCCACCAATCTGGTGCCGAAGGAAAAGGCTGCCAGCGCCATCGCCACCATGTTCACCGGCCTCACCGTGGCCCTGGTCACCGGCGTGCCGCTGGGCACCTTCATCGGCCAGCACTTCGGCTGGCGCGAGACCTTTCTGGCGGTGTCCGCCCTCGGTGTGCTGGCCTTTGTCGGCAGCCTGCTGTTCGTGCCGCGCGGCATTCGACACAGCCCGCCGGCATCGCTGTTGACCCAGCTTGGCGTGCTCCGCCAGCCGCGCCTGCTGCTGGTGTACGCGATGACCGCCCTCGGCTACGGCGGCAGCTTCACCGCCTTTACCTTTCTCGCCCCGATCCTGCAGGACATCAGCGGCTTCAGCGCCAACGCGGTGAGCCTGGTGTTGCTGGTCTATGGCGTATCGGTGGCGGTCGGCAATATCTGGGGCGGCAAGCTGGCCGACCGCCGCGGGCCGATCGGCGCGCTGAAGCTGATCTTCGTCCTGCTCGCCGCCGTTCTGCTGGTGCTGACCTTCACTGCCGGCAACCCCTGGCTGGCCCTGGCGACCGTACTGCTCTGGGGCGCCGTCGCCTTCGGCAACGTGCCGGGGCTGCAGCTCTATGTCGTGCGGCAGGCCGAGCGTTACAGCCCGCAGGCGGTGGACGTCGCCTCGGGCCTGAACATCGCCGCGTTCAACCTCGGCATTGCCGGCGGCGCCTGGCTGGGCGGGCATATCGTCGCCGGGCTCGGCCTGATCCACACCGCCTGGATCGGTGCGCTGGTGGTGCTGCTGGCACTCGCATTGACCGCCTGGGCCGGTCGCCTCGACCGGCATGGCCCTGCCGAAGCGGCGCCGGACGGCGCCTGGGCCGGCTGA
- a CDS encoding DUF421 domain-containing protein translates to MEGMFFSSATTLIRTLVVGVLAYVSLVLLLRVSGRRTLSKMNAFDLVVTVALGSTFATILLSREVSLAQGVLALASLIALQYAVTWSSVRVAWVRKLVTGEPALLFYRGRFLGEALRKARVAEAEVRAAVRASGSASLEGIEAVVLETDGSFSVISAAAGGGRSALAGVKVPGAGE, encoded by the coding sequence GTGGAAGGCATGTTTTTCAGTAGCGCAACGACGCTGATTCGCACGCTGGTGGTGGGCGTGCTGGCCTATGTCAGCCTGGTGCTGTTGTTGCGCGTTTCGGGGCGGCGGACGTTGTCGAAGATGAATGCCTTCGATCTGGTCGTCACCGTGGCGCTGGGGTCGACCTTTGCGACCATTCTGCTGAGCCGCGAGGTGTCGCTGGCGCAGGGCGTGCTGGCGCTGGCGTCGCTGATCGCGTTGCAGTACGCGGTGACCTGGTCCAGCGTGCGGGTGGCCTGGGTGCGCAAACTGGTCACCGGCGAGCCGGCGCTGCTGTTCTACCGGGGCCGCTTTCTCGGCGAGGCGTTGCGCAAGGCGCGGGTGGCCGAGGCGGAGGTACGTGCGGCGGTGCGCGCCAGCGGCTCGGCGTCGCTGGAGGGCATCGAGGCCGTGGTGCTGGAGACCGATGGCAGTTTCAGCGTCATCTCCGCGGCCGCCGGTGGCGGGCGCTCCGCGCTGGCCGGGGTGAAGGTGCCGGGCGCGGGCGAGTAG
- the dgt gene encoding dGTPase yields the protein MSSSKYGELLTALRFRESAVSNRSILLSAESDRGRLLFCPAFRRLQQKAQVFSLESNAAVRSRLTHSLEVSQTGRYIADEITIRLLENGLATQQECFAIATFVETACLMHDIGNPPFGHFGEAAIAQWFSQQGPAILKKLFCSNADGLIDEDKWHVLSPQLQSALFDFIEFDGNPQGLRVVAKLQKNSDIYGLNLTKTTLASYLKYIRESGEAASSQKPFMKKAGFFSTERDLIQSIWHDLGYSAPQRFPLAYIMEAADDIAYCISDLEDSIEKNLLNKNKAFGELHSEWMCEENNEENEYTLIADLFEWAQWEKKDGQPFTFTDFRTHLNRILVKRATESYIQNHEKILAGELESLIPESSAEGKVLKLLKKYCRENVYCHVSVQKTELAGYKAISGLLDNFKVLLECDAERFACALNYNTNKDCNGRKIIVENKLLVIFPKNYKEVYEEEVRLLDLSKDSDRIKEWNLRAHLITDFISGMTDDYSMKTYQSLSGIKV from the coding sequence ATGTCAAGTTCTAAATACGGGGAACTGCTGACCGCGTTGCGCTTTAGAGAGTCAGCGGTGTCTAATAGAAGTATTCTTTTAAGCGCCGAAAGCGATAGAGGGCGTCTTCTGTTTTGTCCTGCATTCCGTAGGCTTCAGCAAAAAGCTCAAGTATTTTCTCTTGAATCAAACGCTGCGGTAAGAAGCAGGCTGACACACTCATTAGAGGTATCTCAAACCGGAAGGTATATAGCCGATGAGATTACCATAAGGCTACTAGAGAATGGGCTAGCTACCCAACAAGAGTGCTTCGCTATTGCAACTTTCGTAGAGACGGCTTGCTTGATGCACGATATAGGAAATCCTCCCTTTGGTCATTTTGGAGAGGCAGCGATTGCGCAATGGTTTTCGCAGCAAGGGCCTGCAATACTTAAAAAGCTATTTTGTTCAAATGCTGATGGGTTGATAGATGAAGATAAATGGCATGTTTTAAGTCCTCAATTACAATCTGCCTTATTTGATTTCATTGAGTTTGATGGGAACCCGCAAGGATTAAGGGTAGTGGCGAAGCTGCAAAAAAACTCTGATATTTATGGTTTGAATCTAACAAAAACGACGCTCGCATCATACTTAAAATATATTAGAGAAAGTGGTGAGGCTGCGAGCAGTCAAAAGCCGTTCATGAAAAAAGCAGGATTCTTTTCGACGGAAAGAGATTTAATACAGAGTATTTGGCATGATCTTGGCTATTCAGCCCCTCAAAGATTCCCTCTCGCTTACATCATGGAGGCGGCGGATGATATTGCATACTGTATAAGTGATTTGGAAGATTCTATCGAAAAAAATCTTTTAAACAAAAATAAAGCTTTCGGAGAATTACATAGTGAATGGATGTGCGAAGAAAATAACGAAGAGAATGAGTACACCTTAATTGCTGATTTGTTTGAGTGGGCTCAGTGGGAAAAAAAGGATGGTCAACCATTTACGTTTACCGATTTTAGAACACATTTAAATAGGATTCTTGTTAAGCGTGCAACTGAAAGCTATATACAAAATCACGAAAAAATATTGGCTGGGGAGCTTGAGTCTTTGATACCCGAATCTTCAGCTGAAGGTAAAGTGCTAAAGCTCTTAAAAAAATATTGTCGCGAAAATGTTTACTGCCATGTTTCGGTGCAAAAAACGGAATTGGCTGGCTATAAAGCAATTTCAGGTCTGCTAGATAACTTTAAGGTGCTTTTGGAATGCGATGCCGAACGATTTGCGTGTGCCCTTAATTATAATACTAATAAAGATTGTAACGGTAGAAAAATAATTGTTGAGAATAAGCTTTTAGTAATTTTTCCAAAAAACTATAAAGAAGTATACGAGGAGGAGGTCCGCTTGTTAGATCTTTCTAAAGATTCAGATAGGATCAAAGAGTGGAACTTGAGAGCGCACTTAATAACTGATTTTATATCGGGAATGACAGACGACTATTCGATGAAGACTTACCAGTCTTTGTCAGGTATTAAGGTTTAA